The genome window GCACGTCGACCACGCCCTTGATCGCCTCGACGGCCTTGCCGTGGGCGTCGACGAACGTGTCGTTGGCCCGCCGCCGCAGGTCGGGGTCCTTCGCGCCCGGCGGGAACACGCCGGCGAGGTAGCCCATCGTGGCCACGATGTTCGGCTCGTTCAGGGTGCAGGCCCTGGTCATGAGGTCGCCGAAGGCCCGGGTGGCGGTCTCGCAGAAGCGGGCGAAGCGATCGGCCGTCGCCGGGTCGGACCAGCCGCCCCGGGCCGCCAGCCAGCGGGGGGTGGTGAAGTGGTGGAAGGTGACGACCGGGTCGAGCCCGTGCTCGAGGCAGGTCGCGCACAGGCGCCGGTAGTGGTCCAGGGCGACCCTCGACCACTCGCCGTCCTCGGGCTCGATGCGGCTCCACTCGACCGAGAACCGGTACGAGCCGAAGCCGAGCCCGCCGAGGAGGCGGAGGTCGTCCGGGTAGCGGTGCCAGGCGTCGCAGGCGTCGGCGCTCGGCTCGACGCAGGGCGAGGCGGGGTCGTGCTCCCACGCCCACCAGTCGTTGTTCCAGTTGCCGCCCTCGACCTGGTGGGCCGCCGTGGCCGTGCCCCAGACGAACCCGTCGGGGAAGGGGGGGTGGCGCATGGCGGCGCAACCTACCCCGGGGCCTACGCGAGGATGACCGGGTGCAGGACGCCCTCGACGCGCTCGTGAAGATCCTCGACCTCGAGCCCATCGAGGTGAACCTGTTCAGGGGCCTGTCGCCCGACGACCACCGCCAGCGGGTGTTCGGCGGGCAGGTGGCGGGCCAGGCGCTGGTCGCCGCGGCCCGCACCGTCGAGCCCGACCGCCACGTCCACTCCCTCCACGCCTACTTCCTCCGGCCCGGCGACCCGAGCGTGCCGATCCTCTACGAGGTCGA of Acidimicrobiales bacterium contains these proteins:
- a CDS encoding family 1 glycosylhydrolase gives rise to the protein MRHPPFPDGFVWGTATAAHQVEGGNWNNDWWAWEHDPASPCVEPSADACDAWHRYPDDLRLLGGLGFGSYRFSVEWSRIEPEDGEWSRVALDHYRRLCATCLEHGLDPVVTFHHFTTPRWLAARGGWSDPATADRFARFCETATRAFGDLMTRACTLNEPNIVATMGYLAGVFPPGAKDPDLRRRANDTFVDAHGKAVEAIKGVVDVPVGLTLAMADHQAVGGPEAEQRRARILRNFEDVYLEAVRGDDFLGVQTYSRVRIGPEGELGPEDGVETTIMGYEFWPEALEATLRRAWDETAHVPLLVTENGIATDDDTRRVEYVARALAGVLRCLDDGVDVRGYTYWSALDNFEWALGYGPTFGLIAVDRATQERVVRPSARWLGECARANALVEPASLPSTAGR